Proteins from a single region of Halichoerus grypus chromosome 13, mHalGry1.hap1.1, whole genome shotgun sequence:
- the MMP17 gene encoding matrix metalloproteinase-17 isoform X2 translates to MGRRVAPAPGPPAPWPRLPQLPLLLLALAARGGWGAPAPRAEDLSLGVEWLSKFGYLPPADPTTGQLQIREELTKAIVAMQRFGGLEATGILAAAPARRRRQAPAPTTWNRRSLSWRVRTFPRDSPLGRDTVRALMHYALKVWSDITPLNFHEVAGSTADIQIDFSTADHNDAYPFDGPGGTVAHAFFPGDHHTAGDAHFDDDESWAFRSSDAHDMDLFAVAVHEFGHAIGLSHVAATSSIMQPYYQGPVGDPLHYRLPYEDRVRIWQLYGVRESVSPTAQPHTPEPEEPPRLPEPPDNRSSTPPRKDEPHRCSTDFDAVAQIRGEAFFFKGRYFWRLTRDRHLVSLQPAQTHRFWRGLPPHLDSVDAVYERTGDHKIVFFKGDRYWVFKDNNVEEGYPRPVSDFGLPPGGVDAAFSWAHNDKTYFFKDQLYWRFDEHTRRMDPGHPARSPPWRGIPSMLDDAMRWSDGAAYFFRGKEYWKVLDSELEAAPGYPQSTARDWLVCRDPPADPEGAGREAGAHARPGQHGQSRAEDAFEVCSCTSPASPPPGASGPLLVASVLLTPSALWTAARALVL, encoded by the exons ATGGGGCGCCGCGTCGCCCCCGCTCCCGGCCCGCCGGCCCCCTGGCCCCGGCTCCCGCagctgccgctgctgctgctcGCGCTGGCGGCCCGCGGGGGCTGGGGCGCGCCCGCACCCCGCGCGGAGGACCTCAGCTTGGGAGTG GAGTGGCTGAGCAAGTTCGGCTACCTGCCCCCTGCAGACCCCACAACAGGGCAGCTGCAGATACGGGAGGAGTTGACCAAGGCCATTGTGGCCATGCAGCGGTTTGGAGGGCTGGAGGCCACCGGCATCCTGG cTGCGGCCCCGGCACGAAGGAGACGCCAGGCTCCAGCTCCCACCACGTGGAACAGGAGGAGCTTGTCCTGGAG GGTCCGCACATTCCCGCGGGACTCGCCCCTGGGCCGCGACACGGTGCGTGCGCTCATGCACTATGCCCTCAAAGTCTGGAGCGACATCACGCCCCTCAACTTCCACGAGGTGGCGGGCAGCACTGCGGACATCCAGATCGACTTCTCCACGGCTGACCACAACGACGCCTACCCCTTCGACGGCCCCGGCGGCACGGTGGCCCACGCCTTCTTCCCCGGCGACCACCACACCGCGGGGGACGCCCACTTCGATGACGACGAGTCCTGGGCCTTCCGCTCGTCAG ATGCCCACGATATGGACCTGTTTGCGGTGGCTGTCCACGAGTTTGGCCACGCCATTGGGCTGAGCCACGTGGCGGCCACGAGCTCCATCATGCAGCCCTACTACCAGGGCCCAGTCGGCGACCCTCTGCATTACAGGCTCCCCTATGAGGACAGGGTGCGGATCTGGCAGCTGTACG GCGTGCGGGAGTCCGTGTCCCCCACGGCACAGCCACACACCCCGGAGCCCGAGGAGCCTCCGCGCCTGCCAGAGCCCCCCGACAATCGGTCCAGCACCCC gcccaggAAGGACGAGCCTCATCGTTGCAGCACCGACTTCGACGCCGTGGCCCAGATCCGCGGCGAGGCCTTTTTCTTCAAAG GCAGGTACTTCTGGCGGCTGACGCGGGACAGGCACCTGGTGTCACTGCAGCCCGCGCAGACACACCGGTTCTGGCGGGGTCTGCCGCCGCACCTGGACAGCGTGGACGCCGTGTATGAGCGCACCGGCGACCACAAGATCGTCTTCTTCAAAG GAGACAGATACTGGGTATTTAAGGACAATAACGTAGAGGAAGGATACCCGCGGCCCGTCTCAGACTTCGGCCTCCCGCCGGGCGGCGTCGACGCTGCCTTCTCCTGGGCCCACAATGACAAGACTTATTTCTTTAAGGACCAGCTGTACTGGCGCTTTGATGAGCACACACGGCGCATGGACCCCGGCCACCCCGCCCGGAGCCCCCCGTGGAGGGGCATCCCCAGCATGCTCGACGATGCCATGCGCTGGTCCGACG GTGCTGCTTACTTCTTCCGCGGCAAGGAGTACTGGAAGGTGCTGGACAGCGAGCTGGAGGCCGCGCCCGGGTACCCGCAGTCCACGGCGCGGGACTGGCTGGTCTGCAGAGACCCGCCGGCGGACCCGGAGGGTGCGGGCAGAGAGGCCGGGGCCCACGCCCGGCCAGGGCAGCATGGCCAGAGCCGCGCGGAGGACGCCTTCGAGGTCTGCTCCTGcacctcccccgcctcccctcccccgggggCCTCGGGCCCGCTGCTGGTGGCCTCAGTGCTGCTGACCCCCAGCGCCCTGTGGACAGCGGCCCGGGCCCTGGTGCTCTGA
- the MMP17 gene encoding matrix metalloproteinase-17 isoform X1, which yields MGRRVAPAPGPPAPWPRLPQLPLLLLALAARGGWGAPAPRAEDLSLGVEWLSKFGYLPPADPTTGQLQIREELTKAIVAMQRFGGLEATGILDEATLALMKTPRCSLPDLPAAAPARRRRQAPAPTTWNRRSLSWRVRTFPRDSPLGRDTVRALMHYALKVWSDITPLNFHEVAGSTADIQIDFSTADHNDAYPFDGPGGTVAHAFFPGDHHTAGDAHFDDDESWAFRSSDAHDMDLFAVAVHEFGHAIGLSHVAATSSIMQPYYQGPVGDPLHYRLPYEDRVRIWQLYGVRESVSPTAQPHTPEPEEPPRLPEPPDNRSSTPPRKDEPHRCSTDFDAVAQIRGEAFFFKGRYFWRLTRDRHLVSLQPAQTHRFWRGLPPHLDSVDAVYERTGDHKIVFFKGDRYWVFKDNNVEEGYPRPVSDFGLPPGGVDAAFSWAHNDKTYFFKDQLYWRFDEHTRRMDPGHPARSPPWRGIPSMLDDAMRWSDGAAYFFRGKEYWKVLDSELEAAPGYPQSTARDWLVCRDPPADPEGAGREAGAHARPGQHGQSRAEDAFEVCSCTSPASPPPGASGPLLVASVLLTPSALWTAARALVL from the exons ATGGGGCGCCGCGTCGCCCCCGCTCCCGGCCCGCCGGCCCCCTGGCCCCGGCTCCCGCagctgccgctgctgctgctcGCGCTGGCGGCCCGCGGGGGCTGGGGCGCGCCCGCACCCCGCGCGGAGGACCTCAGCTTGGGAGTG GAGTGGCTGAGCAAGTTCGGCTACCTGCCCCCTGCAGACCCCACAACAGGGCAGCTGCAGATACGGGAGGAGTTGACCAAGGCCATTGTGGCCATGCAGCGGTTTGGAGGGCTGGAGGCCACCGGCATCCTGG ACGAGGCCACCCTGGCGCTGATGAAGACCCCTCGGTGttccctccctgacctcccagcTGCGGCCCCGGCACGAAGGAGACGCCAGGCTCCAGCTCCCACCACGTGGAACAGGAGGAGCTTGTCCTGGAG GGTCCGCACATTCCCGCGGGACTCGCCCCTGGGCCGCGACACGGTGCGTGCGCTCATGCACTATGCCCTCAAAGTCTGGAGCGACATCACGCCCCTCAACTTCCACGAGGTGGCGGGCAGCACTGCGGACATCCAGATCGACTTCTCCACGGCTGACCACAACGACGCCTACCCCTTCGACGGCCCCGGCGGCACGGTGGCCCACGCCTTCTTCCCCGGCGACCACCACACCGCGGGGGACGCCCACTTCGATGACGACGAGTCCTGGGCCTTCCGCTCGTCAG ATGCCCACGATATGGACCTGTTTGCGGTGGCTGTCCACGAGTTTGGCCACGCCATTGGGCTGAGCCACGTGGCGGCCACGAGCTCCATCATGCAGCCCTACTACCAGGGCCCAGTCGGCGACCCTCTGCATTACAGGCTCCCCTATGAGGACAGGGTGCGGATCTGGCAGCTGTACG GCGTGCGGGAGTCCGTGTCCCCCACGGCACAGCCACACACCCCGGAGCCCGAGGAGCCTCCGCGCCTGCCAGAGCCCCCCGACAATCGGTCCAGCACCCC gcccaggAAGGACGAGCCTCATCGTTGCAGCACCGACTTCGACGCCGTGGCCCAGATCCGCGGCGAGGCCTTTTTCTTCAAAG GCAGGTACTTCTGGCGGCTGACGCGGGACAGGCACCTGGTGTCACTGCAGCCCGCGCAGACACACCGGTTCTGGCGGGGTCTGCCGCCGCACCTGGACAGCGTGGACGCCGTGTATGAGCGCACCGGCGACCACAAGATCGTCTTCTTCAAAG GAGACAGATACTGGGTATTTAAGGACAATAACGTAGAGGAAGGATACCCGCGGCCCGTCTCAGACTTCGGCCTCCCGCCGGGCGGCGTCGACGCTGCCTTCTCCTGGGCCCACAATGACAAGACTTATTTCTTTAAGGACCAGCTGTACTGGCGCTTTGATGAGCACACACGGCGCATGGACCCCGGCCACCCCGCCCGGAGCCCCCCGTGGAGGGGCATCCCCAGCATGCTCGACGATGCCATGCGCTGGTCCGACG GTGCTGCTTACTTCTTCCGCGGCAAGGAGTACTGGAAGGTGCTGGACAGCGAGCTGGAGGCCGCGCCCGGGTACCCGCAGTCCACGGCGCGGGACTGGCTGGTCTGCAGAGACCCGCCGGCGGACCCGGAGGGTGCGGGCAGAGAGGCCGGGGCCCACGCCCGGCCAGGGCAGCATGGCCAGAGCCGCGCGGAGGACGCCTTCGAGGTCTGCTCCTGcacctcccccgcctcccctcccccgggggCCTCGGGCCCGCTGCTGGTGGCCTCAGTGCTGCTGACCCCCAGCGCCCTGTGGACAGCGGCCCGGGCCCTGGTGCTCTGA